The Nicotiana tabacum cultivar K326 chromosome 14, ASM71507v2, whole genome shotgun sequence genome contains a region encoding:
- the LOC142168844 gene encoding uncharacterized protein LOC142168844, translating to MTRAHGLCYWYDEKYTPNHKCNKRKQLFILELDEGTEDEEWEENLVDEETFEESTLNPQVSMHALNGTSDYRTMRVKGAVKVAIADGNKVHNSVMTQGVTWKMQGMDFRADMLVIPLGGADVVLQIQWPITLGDIRWNFKLLRMEFQIGGRKVSLRGSQPRTFKVVANVRMQKMLKKPSQINMLSVAFIQPAGEAKPTLCSQEVQAPEELQQILFEVPSKLPPHRNHDHRIVLKEGTSPINVRPYRYPACHKDKVERMIKEMLESGIIRSSMSPFSSHIVMQAFDILQGNQLFVKINKCSFGKTEVDYLGHIITQTGVTADPEKVKVMMSWPTPQTIKVVMISGTNKVLQKTYDGLWNDCKTSHRAAEERQVQVDWRSHRSFPETEAGYEHYTYSLEFVIEVDACGVGIGVVLIQAEHPLAYMSKALSTKHQQLSVYEKIQESYKGDPHLEKLLVQLQTDPLSNPVYMLQEGVLYRKGKIVVGFDPILRKKILQFSHDSAMGGHSGMDATLFRINRVYYWAKMKQDVYKHIRNYEKSVILVVVDRLSKYAQFIVLAHPYTASTVAQVFLDNMYKLHGLPQTIVSDRDIIFLRKFWQALFETQGVQLHHSSAYHPQSDGQIEVVNKCVKGYLRCMCNDQPKNGYNGCPLQNCGII from the exons atgacaaggGCCCATGGGCTTTGTTATTGGTATGATGAGAAGTACACTCCCAACCATAAGTGTAATAAAAGAAAGCAATTATTCATTCTTGAATTGGATGAAGGAACAGAAGATGAAGAGTGGGAGGAGAATTTGGTGGATGAGGAGACCTTTGAGGAATCAACACTCAATCCTCAAGTGTCTATGCACGCACTAAATGGCACCAGTGATTATAGGACCATGAGGGTAAAAGGAGCTGTAAAAG TGGCTATAGCTGATGGCAATAAAGTTCACAACTCTGTGATGACTCAGGGGGTGACATGGAAGATGCAAGGTATGGATTTCAGGGCTGACATGCTGGTCATTCCATTAGGTGGTGCAGATGTGGTATTGCAAATACAATGGCCGATCACACTAGGTGACATAAGGTGGAACTTCAAATTACTAAGGATGGAATTTCAAATTGGGGGTAGGAAGGTTTCTCTAAGAGGTAGTCAACCTAGAACCTTCAAGGTAGTAGCTAATGTTAGGATGCAGAAGATGCTTAAGAAACCAAGCCAAATCAACATGCTTTCAGTAGCTTTCATTCAACCAGCTGGAGAAGCTAAACCAACCTTGTGCTCTCAGGAAGTGCAAGCACCAGAAGAATTGCAGCAGATCCTATTTGAAGTGCCCAGCAAACTACCTCCCCACAGGAATCACGACCATAGGATTGTATTGAAAGAAGGGACATCACCAATCAATGTAAGACCTTACAGATATCCAGCTTGCCATAAAGATAAGGTTGAGAGAATGATCAAAGAGATGCTAGAATCTGGCATCATCAGGTCAAGTATGAGTCCTTTCTCTTCTCATATTGTTATG CAAGCTTTTGATATCTTACAAGGAAACCAGTTATTTGTTAAGATCAACAAATGCTCTTTTGGGAAGACTGAAGTTGACTATCTGGGACATATCATCACTCAAACAGGAGTTACTGCTGATCcagagaaggtgaaggtaatgatGAGTTGGCCTACTCCTCAAACTATCAAAGTAGTGATGATTTCTGGGACTAACAAGGTATTACAGAAGACTTATGATGGGTTATGGAATGATTGCAAGACCTCTCACAGAGCTGCTGAAGAAAGACAAGTTCAAGTGGACTGGAGAAGCCACAGAAGCTTTCCTGAAACTGAAGCAGGCTATGAGCACTACACCTACTCTTTGGAGTTTGTCATCGAAGTTGATGCTTGTGGGGTAGGTATTGGAGTTGTTCTGATACAGGCTGAGCACCCGTTAGCCTATATGAGCAAGGCCCTTAGCACAAAACATCAACAACTATCAGTATATGAGAA GATTCAAGAGTCATACAAAGGGGACCCACACCTAGAGAAATTGCTAGTTCAACTTCAAACAGATCCTCTCTCTAATCCAGTTTACATGTTACAGGAGGGTGTACTctacagaaaaggaaaaatagtggTAGGATTTGATCCCATTTTACGAAAGAAAATATTGCAATTCTCACATGATTCAGCCATGGGTGGACACTCTGGGATGGATGCTACCTTGTTCAGGATCAACAGAGTGTACTACTGGGCCAAGATGAAACAAGATGTCTACAAGCATATTCGAAACTATGAG AAATCAGTCATATTGGTGGTGGTGGATAGACTGAGCAAGTATGCTCAATTTATTGTATTGGCACATCCTTACACTGCTTCTACAGTCGCCCAAGTCTTTCTTGACAATATGTACAAGCTCCATGGTCTACCTCAAACAATAGTGAGTGATAGGGATATCATTTTTCTGAGAAAATTCTGGCAAGCTCTATTTGAGACACAGGGAGTACAGTTGCATCACTCTAGTGCCTATCATCCACAATCCGATGGACAAATAGAGGTGGTGAACAAGTGTGTGAAAGGATACCTTAGATGCATGTGCAATGATCAACCTAAAAATGGCTACAATGGCTGCCCCTTGCAGAATTGTGGTATAATATGA